The Streptomyces tendae genome has a window encoding:
- a CDS encoding S8 family peptidase, whose amino-acid sequence MKRACAATIATATAVALAAGMAGPASADGEGTAGSAASAAAPKGKHRITLITGDRVAVDAKGRVVGLERAEGREHIPVQVRRSDGHTLVIPADAARLVATGKLDQRLFDVTELNKAATRDAHKRGLKVIVGYKGGAQAAKAEVRDAGTVRRSLTSLNADAVQTPQDDTTGLWDAVTDGDRTASGIAHVWLDGVRKASLDTSVAQIGTPKAWAAGFDGKGVRIAVLDTGVDANHPDLKGQVTAAKNFTTAPTTGDVVGHGTHVASIAAGTGARSKGLYKGVAPGAKILNGKVLDDGGFGDDSGILAGMEWAAAQGADIVNMSLGGMDTPEVDPLEAAVDKLSAEKGILFAIAAGNEGPQSIGSPGSADAALTVGAVDDKDKLAEFSSTGPRVGDGAIKPDVTAPGVDITAASATGNEIAKEVGEKPAGYMTISGTSMATPHVAGAAAILKQQHPEWTSAELKGALTGSTKGGKYTPFEQGSGRIQVDKAIAQTVIAEPVSLSFGVQQWPHTDDKPVTRQVTYRNFGTEDVTLKLTSTATDPKGKAAPAGFFTLGATTVTVPAGGRASVDVTADTRLGGTVDGAYSAYVVATGGGQAVRTAAAVEREVESYDLTLKFLDRAGKPASNYTTFLAGLSGLATGRGYMPYEADGAVTVRVPRGGYVLDASVLVGSDPEKWRGADWIAQPKLDVTKNTTVTVDARKAKPVDVTLPVKGARPEFASAEYSLGTEDGSSGFGWWLDSFAGFRSAHLGPQVTDGTLLQQWDAHYSKGGKEQYSTVTGGKVKKLATGFTRNYRAKDFATVKVAMGAAAKGKEGSVGAFGWLPGSESASGFGQAQKLPATRTLHLSTVNGVKWDLDFEQQSGHDADGWPVYDAGYLIGARKAYKGGTSYKETVNTAVFGPRLAAGYGVFREGNSLYGMIPLFADGKGHVGSTDFTSAVTTLYRNGKKVGSLKDPLSGYESFKVPSGDAAYRLTASVKRSAKLAAVSTRVDASWTFRSKKVSGTRQLPVSSARFVAATGLDSKVTAGKKATFPVVVEGAAKGRNLKSLAVYVSYNGGKTWKKTTVTKGRITVKNPSKGKAISFRARITDKKGNASTITIHNAYFGK is encoded by the coding sequence GTGAAAAGAGCGTGCGCGGCCACGATCGCCACGGCGACCGCCGTCGCGCTCGCGGCGGGCATGGCCGGCCCGGCGTCGGCCGACGGGGAGGGCACGGCCGGCTCGGCGGCGAGTGCGGCCGCGCCGAAGGGCAAGCACCGGATCACCCTCATCACGGGTGACCGGGTCGCGGTGGACGCCAAGGGCCGCGTGGTGGGCCTGGAGCGGGCCGAGGGCCGGGAGCACATACCCGTCCAGGTCCGCCGCAGCGACGGCCACACGCTGGTGATTCCGGCGGACGCCGCCCGGCTGGTCGCCACCGGCAAGCTGGACCAGCGGCTGTTCGACGTCACCGAGTTGAACAAGGCGGCGACCCGTGACGCGCACAAGCGCGGCCTGAAGGTCATCGTCGGCTACAAGGGCGGCGCGCAGGCCGCCAAGGCCGAGGTCCGCGACGCGGGCACGGTCCGCCGGAGCCTCACCTCGCTGAACGCCGACGCCGTGCAGACGCCGCAGGACGACACCACCGGACTGTGGGACGCGGTCACCGACGGGGACCGTACCGCCTCCGGGATCGCCCACGTCTGGCTCGACGGGGTCCGCAAGGCGTCCCTGGACACGTCGGTGGCACAGATCGGCACCCCGAAGGCCTGGGCGGCCGGCTTCGACGGCAAGGGCGTCAGGATCGCCGTCCTGGACACCGGCGTGGACGCCAACCACCCGGACCTCAAGGGCCAGGTGACCGCGGCCAAGAACTTCACCACCGCCCCGACCACCGGGGACGTGGTCGGCCACGGCACCCACGTCGCGTCCATCGCGGCCGGCACGGGCGCCCGGTCGAAGGGCCTGTACAAGGGAGTCGCGCCCGGCGCGAAGATCCTCAACGGCAAGGTCCTCGACGACGGCGGCTTCGGTGACGACTCCGGGATCCTCGCCGGCATGGAGTGGGCGGCCGCGCAGGGCGCCGACATCGTCAACATGAGCCTCGGCGGCATGGACACCCCGGAGGTCGACCCGCTGGAGGCCGCGGTCGACAAGCTGTCCGCCGAGAAGGGCATCCTGTTCGCCATCGCCGCCGGCAACGAGGGCCCGCAGTCGATCGGTTCGCCCGGCAGCGCGGACGCCGCCCTCACCGTCGGCGCCGTCGACGACAAGGACAAGCTCGCCGAGTTCTCCTCCACCGGCCCGCGCGTCGGCGACGGAGCCATCAAGCCGGACGTCACCGCCCCCGGCGTGGACATCACGGCCGCCTCGGCGACGGGCAACGAGATCGCCAAGGAGGTCGGCGAGAAGCCGGCCGGGTACATGACCATCTCCGGCACGTCGATGGCCACCCCGCACGTCGCGGGCGCCGCGGCGATCCTGAAGCAGCAGCACCCGGAGTGGACCTCGGCGGAGCTGAAGGGCGCGCTCACCGGCTCCACCAAGGGCGGCAAGTACACCCCCTTCGAGCAGGGTTCGGGCCGCATCCAGGTGGACAAGGCGATCGCGCAGACCGTGATCGCCGAGCCGGTGTCGCTGAGCTTCGGGGTGCAGCAGTGGCCGCACACCGACGACAAGCCGGTCACCCGTCAGGTCACCTACCGCAACTTCGGCACCGAGGACGTCACGCTGAAGCTGACGTCCACCGCCACCGACCCCAAGGGCAAGGCCGCGCCGGCCGGGTTCTTCACCCTCGGCGCGACCACCGTGACCGTCCCGGCGGGCGGCAGGGCCTCCGTCGACGTCACCGCCGACACCCGGCTCGGCGGCACCGTCGACGGCGCCTACTCGGCGTACGTGGTCGCCACCGGCGGCGGTCAGGCCGTGCGCACCGCCGCCGCGGTGGAGCGCGAGGTCGAGTCGTACGACCTCACACTGAAGTTCCTCGACCGGGCGGGCAAGCCGGCCTCGAACTACACGACGTTCCTGGCGGGCCTGTCCGGCCTCGCCACGGGCCGCGGCTACATGCCGTACGAGGCCGACGGTGCGGTCACCGTCCGCGTGCCCCGGGGCGGTTACGTCCTGGACGCCAGCGTCCTCGTCGGCTCCGACCCGGAGAAGTGGCGGGGCGCCGACTGGATCGCCCAGCCGAAGCTGGACGTCACCAAGAACACCACCGTCACGGTGGACGCCCGCAAGGCCAAGCCGGTCGATGTCACCCTGCCGGTCAAGGGCGCCCGGCCCGAGTTCGCCTCGGCCGAGTACAGCCTGGGGACCGAGGACGGCTCGTCCGGATTCGGCTGGTGGCTGGACTCGTTCGCCGGCTTCCGCTCCGCCCACCTCGGCCCGCAGGTCACCGACGGCACGCTGCTCCAGCAGTGGGACGCCCACTACAGCAAGGGCGGCAAGGAGCAGTACAGCACCGTCACCGGCGGCAAGGTGAAGAAGCTGGCCACCGGCTTCACCCGGAACTACAGGGCGAAGGACTTCGCCACGGTGAAGGTCGCCATGGGCGCGGCGGCGAAGGGCAAGGAGGGCTCCGTCGGCGCGTTCGGCTGGCTGCCCGGCAGTGAGAGCGCGTCCGGCTTCGGCCAGGCGCAGAAGCTGCCCGCCACCCGCACCCTGCACCTGTCCACGGTGAACGGCGTCAAGTGGGACCTCGACTTCGAGCAGCAGTCCGGTCACGACGCGGACGGCTGGCCCGTCTACGACGCCGGCTACCTGATCGGTGCGCGCAAGGCCTACAAGGGCGGCACGTCCTACAAGGAGACCGTCAACACGGCGGTCTTCGGTCCCCGTCTCGCGGCCGGCTACGGCGTCTTCCGCGAGGGCAACAGCCTCTACGGCATGATCCCGCTGTTCGCCGACGGCAAGGGCCACGTGGGTTCGACGGACTTCACGTCCGCCGTCACGACCCTCTACCGCAACGGCAAGAAGGTCGGCTCGCTCAAGGACCCGCTGTCCGGCTACGAGAGCTTCAAGGTCCCCTCCGGTGACGCCGCGTACCGGCTGACCGCCTCGGTCAAGCGCAGCGCCAAGCTCGCCGCCGTGTCCACCCGCGTCGACGCGAGCTGGACCTTCCGTTCCAAGAAGGTCTCCGGCACCAGGCAGCTGCCCGTCTCCTCCGCCCGGTTCGTCGCGGCCACGGGGCTGGACAGCAAGGTCACGGCCGGCAAGAAGGCCACCTTCCCGGTCGTCGTGGAGGGCGCCGCCAAGGGCAGGAACCTCAAGTCCCTCGCGGTGTACGTCTCCTACAACGGCGGCAAGACCTGGAAGAAGACCACGGTCACGAAGGGGAGGATCACCGTCAAGAACCCCTCGAAGGGCAAGGCGATCTCCTTCCGCGCCAGGATCACGGACAAGAAGGGCAACGCGTCCACGATCACGATCCACAACGCCTACTTCGGCAAGTAG
- a CDS encoding translation initiation factor IF-2 N-terminal domain-containing protein yields the protein MANVRVYELAKKVGVDSKVVLDKMTELGHLVRSASATIEAPVVRELIDALSAVQERMPEQRASEPRSCPGPPPAGSVLRPQHHEWDPTSRWKPLQPFDPRRVGPYTVLRRIGSGSMGRVFLGQSPAGRLLAVKVVKEELADDPEFRRRFQREVAAARGVNGFYAPPVVDADTGGDIPWLATAYVSAPSLRDLVDACGPLPLKALRWAAAQLVEALRSVHAAAIVHRDLKPSNVLVGVDGLRVIDFGLALAAAAAASKLTVAHATLGTPAYMSPEQALDARKVTPASDVYALGAVLVFAASGHSPYPGGDPVRTMIRMQTEAPDLSGVPEAFVDVVAPCLRRDPAGRPELGELLDRLARDMEPGPDGMYRPSELLPPAAFEFLGLQDV from the coding sequence GTGGCGAACGTACGGGTCTACGAACTGGCCAAGAAGGTCGGGGTCGACAGCAAGGTCGTCCTGGACAAGATGACCGAACTGGGCCACCTCGTGCGGTCGGCGTCGGCCACGATCGAGGCGCCGGTGGTGCGGGAGTTGATCGACGCGCTGAGCGCCGTGCAGGAGCGCATGCCGGAGCAGCGCGCGTCGGAGCCCCGGTCCTGTCCCGGACCGCCGCCGGCCGGTTCGGTGCTGCGCCCGCAGCACCACGAGTGGGACCCCACGTCCCGCTGGAAGCCGCTGCAGCCCTTCGACCCGCGCCGGGTCGGGCCGTACACCGTGCTGCGGCGGATCGGCAGCGGCTCGATGGGCAGGGTGTTCCTCGGCCAGTCCCCGGCCGGACGGCTGCTCGCCGTCAAGGTAGTCAAGGAGGAGCTGGCCGACGACCCGGAGTTCCGCAGGCGCTTCCAGCGGGAGGTCGCCGCGGCGCGGGGCGTGAACGGGTTCTACGCGCCCCCCGTCGTGGACGCGGACACCGGCGGGGACATCCCCTGGCTGGCCACGGCGTACGTCTCGGCGCCCTCCCTGAGGGACCTCGTGGACGCGTGCGGGCCGCTGCCCCTGAAGGCGCTGCGCTGGGCGGCCGCCCAATTGGTCGAGGCGCTCCGGTCGGTGCACGCCGCGGCGATCGTGCACCGTGATCTCAAGCCGTCCAACGTGCTGGTGGGCGTCGACGGCCTGCGCGTGATCGACTTCGGGCTGGCCCTGGCGGCCGCCGCCGCGGCCAGCAAGCTGACGGTCGCCCACGCCACCCTCGGCACCCCCGCCTACATGTCGCCCGAGCAAGCCTTGGACGCCCGGAAGGTGACGCCCGCCAGCGACGTGTACGCGCTGGGCGCCGTGCTGGTCTTCGCCGCGTCCGGGCACAGCCCCTATCCGGGCGGCGACCCCGTCCGCACGATGATCCGCATGCAGACCGAGGCACCCGACCTCAGCGGCGTACCGGAGGCGTTCGTGGACGTCGTCGCGCCGTGCCTGCGCCGGGACCCCGCCGGGCGCCCGGAGCTGGGTGAGCTGCTGGACCGGCTCGCGCGGGACATGGAACCGGGCCCGGACGGGATGTACCGGCCGTCGGAGCTGCTGCCGCCGGCGGCCTTCGAGTTCCTCGGCCTCCAGGACGTGTGA
- a CDS encoding SAVMC3_10250 family protein has translation MQEVIYLSDRKLSQFLPGLRSAWPRQRVSVSTPFGGMEVDPSPGPASDLWGRHLLRVVRRVQESARWYTESGTRPGQWIAFEAPLNYFVLEGADPSMVFFADAPAADQPVRLLLHGSREHLIARPLPRVTDKTMESGALVRDLLGSDASAPGALLAALSDDLGAGPDGRRPSLVTALRGLLARIDAQTHPEMAASMRGYARVTTGFTATDGPGLLVASPLYVEYDDPA, from the coding sequence GTGCAGGAAGTCATCTACCTGTCCGACCGGAAACTCTCGCAGTTTCTGCCCGGACTGCGGTCCGCCTGGCCCCGGCAGCGGGTCAGCGTCTCCACGCCGTTCGGCGGAATGGAGGTCGACCCGTCGCCCGGTCCCGCGTCCGACCTGTGGGGCAGGCATCTGCTGCGGGTGGTGCGCCGGGTCCAGGAGTCGGCGCGCTGGTACACGGAGTCGGGGACGCGGCCGGGGCAGTGGATCGCCTTCGAGGCCCCGCTCAACTACTTCGTGCTGGAGGGAGCGGACCCCTCCATGGTGTTCTTCGCGGACGCCCCCGCGGCGGATCAGCCCGTCCGGCTGCTGCTGCACGGCTCCCGCGAGCACCTGATCGCGAGGCCGCTGCCGCGCGTCACCGACAAGACCATGGAGTCCGGCGCCCTGGTGCGCGATCTCCTCGGCTCCGACGCCAGCGCGCCCGGGGCGCTGCTCGCCGCCCTCTCCGACGACCTCGGCGCCGGACCGGACGGCCGGCGCCCCTCGCTCGTCACCGCGCTGCGCGGGCTGCTGGCCCGCATCGACGCGCAGACGCATCCGGAGATGGCGGCGTCGATGCGGGGTTACGCCCGCGTCACCACCGGCTTCACCGCCACCGACGGACCGGGCCTGCTCGTCGCCAGCCCTCTCTACGTGGAGTACGACGACCCAGCCTGA
- a CDS encoding LAETG motif-containing sortase-dependent surface protein, giving the protein MSSALRPLLTATAAGTLLCALWFVPSANATSDTPADNAPSASPSPQVTEQARGVSAATSASLESTGQEVRLADTGSFDSTPYIVGGTAFLAMGAGFVVYSVRRERLEF; this is encoded by the coding sequence GTGTCATCCGCGCTCCGTCCGTTGCTGACCGCCACCGCCGCAGGCACGCTGCTGTGCGCCCTGTGGTTCGTCCCGTCCGCGAACGCGACCTCGGACACCCCGGCGGACAACGCTCCGTCGGCGAGCCCGTCCCCGCAGGTCACCGAGCAGGCGAGAGGGGTGTCGGCGGCCACGTCGGCGTCACTGGAGAGCACCGGCCAGGAGGTCCGCCTCGCGGACACGGGCAGTTTCGACAGCACCCCGTACATCGTCGGCGGCACGGCCTTCCTGGCCATGGGCGCCGGCTTCGTCGTCTACTCGGTCCGCCGGGAGCGCCTGGAGTTCTGA
- a CDS encoding L,D-transpeptidase codes for MTDGKRRRRGLAAASALLGGVLVLSACSGGDDKASGTDGKDTSQAQVDEAAAQKSSEAQIKITPKDGSTNASINNSATVTVDKGTLTEVTMTTADGTAVSGEISADKKSWKPSGQLERATTYKLTATAQDAEGLVAHENASFTTVSQANSFIGNFTPDDGTTVGVGMPVSINFDKAITNKAAVQKGITVSSTSGQEVACHWFNANRMDCRPEQYWQEGSTVTLKLALDGVEGAEGVYGVQQKTVTFKIGRNQVSYVDAKTKQMKVTQNGKVVRTIPISAGAPENTTYEGQMVISEKFKETRMNGATVGFTDDDGKGEYDIKDVPHAMRLSTSGTFIHGNYWGAKSIFGSVNTSHGCVGLADAKGANDPSTPGAWFYNNSIVGDVVVVQNTGDKTIAPDNGLNGWNMSWEQWKAGSEA; via the coding sequence ATGACGGACGGTAAGCGGCGGCGCAGGGGTCTGGCGGCCGCGTCCGCTCTGCTCGGCGGAGTACTGGTGCTCTCGGCGTGTTCCGGAGGGGACGACAAGGCCTCGGGCACCGACGGCAAGGACACCTCGCAGGCGCAGGTCGACGAGGCGGCGGCCCAGAAGTCCTCCGAGGCGCAGATCAAGATCACGCCGAAGGACGGCTCGACCAACGCCTCCATCAACAACTCGGCCACCGTGACCGTCGACAAGGGCACGCTCACCGAGGTCACGATGACCACCGCCGACGGCACCGCCGTCTCCGGTGAGATATCGGCCGACAAGAAGAGCTGGAAGCCCAGCGGCCAGCTCGAGCGCGCCACCACCTACAAACTGACGGCCACCGCCCAGGACGCCGAGGGTCTCGTCGCCCACGAGAACGCCTCCTTCACCACGGTCTCCCAGGCCAACAGCTTCATCGGCAACTTCACCCCGGACGACGGCACCACGGTCGGCGTCGGCATGCCCGTGTCGATCAACTTCGACAAGGCGATCACCAACAAGGCCGCCGTGCAGAAGGGGATCACCGTCTCCTCCACCAGCGGCCAGGAGGTCGCCTGCCACTGGTTCAACGCCAACCGCATGGACTGCCGTCCCGAGCAGTACTGGCAGGAGGGCTCCACCGTCACCCTGAAGCTGGCGCTCGACGGGGTGGAGGGCGCCGAGGGCGTCTACGGCGTCCAGCAGAAGACGGTCACCTTCAAGATCGGCCGCAACCAGGTCTCCTACGTCGACGCCAAGACCAAGCAGATGAAGGTCACGCAGAACGGCAAGGTCGTCCGCACCATCCCGATCTCCGCCGGCGCGCCCGAGAACACGACGTACGAGGGCCAGATGGTGATCTCCGAGAAGTTCAAGGAGACCCGGATGAACGGCGCCACGGTCGGCTTCACCGACGACGACGGCAAGGGCGAGTACGACATCAAGGACGTGCCGCACGCCATGCGTCTGTCGACCTCCGGCACCTTCATCCACGGCAACTACTGGGGCGCCAAGTCCATCTTCGGCAGTGTCAACACCAGCCACGGCTGCGTGGGCCTGGCCGACGCCAAGGGTGCGAACGACCCGAGCACCCCGGGCGCCTGGTTCTACAACAACTCGATCGTCGGTGACGTCGTCGTCGTCCAGAACACCGGTGACAAGACCATCGCCCCGGACAACGGCCTCAACGGCTGGAACATGAGCTGGGAGCAGTGGAAGGCGGGCTCCGAGGCCTGA
- a CDS encoding NAD(P)-dependent alcohol dehydrogenase has product MTTVAAYAAPAAKAPLERTTIERRAVREHDVLIDIKFAGICHSDIHQVREGWGEAIFPMVPGHEIAGVVSEVGPGVTRFKVGDRVGVGCMVDSCRECEMCRAGKEQYCVQGQTPTYNGIGRDGEPTYGGYSEKVVVDENFVVRIPDGLALDVAAPLLCAGITLYSPLKRFGAGPGRKVAIVGMGGLGHMGVKLAHAMGAEVTVLSQSLRKKDDGLRLGADHYYATSDPKTFEELRGSFDLIVSTVSAPLDFGAYLSLLKPEGTLANVGAPEEPVSLNLFSLIGGGRSLAGSMIGGIAETQETLDFCAEHGIGAEIELIAASEINEAYERVENSDVRYRFVIDTATI; this is encoded by the coding sequence ATGACCACTGTCGCCGCGTACGCCGCGCCCGCCGCGAAGGCGCCCCTGGAGCGCACGACCATCGAACGGCGCGCGGTGCGCGAGCACGACGTGCTGATCGACATCAAGTTCGCCGGGATCTGCCACTCGGACATCCACCAGGTCCGTGAGGGGTGGGGCGAGGCGATCTTCCCGATGGTCCCCGGCCATGAGATAGCGGGCGTCGTGTCCGAGGTCGGCCCCGGCGTGACCCGGTTCAAGGTCGGCGACCGGGTGGGTGTCGGCTGCATGGTCGACTCCTGCCGCGAGTGCGAGATGTGCCGGGCCGGCAAGGAGCAGTACTGCGTCCAGGGCCAGACCCCGACGTACAACGGCATCGGCCGGGACGGCGAGCCCACCTACGGCGGCTACTCCGAGAAGGTCGTCGTCGACGAGAACTTCGTCGTGCGCATCCCGGACGGCCTCGCCCTCGACGTCGCCGCGCCGCTGCTGTGCGCCGGGATCACGCTGTACTCCCCGCTGAAGCGCTTCGGCGCCGGACCGGGCCGCAAGGTCGCGATCGTCGGCATGGGCGGCCTGGGCCACATGGGCGTCAAGCTCGCGCACGCGATGGGCGCCGAGGTGACGGTGCTGTCGCAGTCCCTGCGCAAGAAGGACGACGGGCTGCGGCTGGGTGCCGACCACTACTACGCCACCAGCGACCCGAAGACCTTCGAGGAGCTGCGGGGCTCCTTCGACCTGATCGTGTCGACCGTGTCGGCCCCGCTGGACTTCGGCGCGTACCTGTCGCTGCTCAAGCCCGAGGGCACCCTGGCGAACGTCGGCGCCCCCGAGGAGCCGGTGTCCCTCAACCTGTTCTCGCTGATCGGCGGCGGCCGGTCGCTGGCCGGCTCGATGATCGGCGGCATCGCCGAGACCCAGGAGACGCTGGACTTCTGCGCCGAGCACGGCATCGGCGCGGAGATCGAACTGATCGCCGCGTCCGAGATCAACGAGGCCTACGAGCGCGTCGAGAACAGTGACGTCCGCTACCGCTTCGTGATCGACACGGCGACGATCTGA
- the hutH gene encoding histidine ammonia-lyase — protein sequence MHTVVVGTSDVTASDVLAVARDGARVDLSAEAVAALAAAREIVDALAAKPDPVYGVSTGFGALATRHISPELRAQLQRNIVRSHAAGMGPRVEREVVRALMFLRLKTLCSGHTGVRPEVAQAMADVLNAGITPVVHEYGSLGCSGDLAPLSHCALTLMGEGEAEGPDGVVRPAGELLAAHGIRPVVLREKEGLALLNGTDGMLGMLVMALADLDLLYKSADVTAALSMEALLGTDKVLAPELHAIRPHPGQAASAANMLAVLDGSGLTGHHQDDAPRVQDAYSVRCAPQVAGAGRDTLAHARLVAERELAAAIDNPVVLPGGTSQAFGAGGGRVESNGNFHGAPVAYVLDFLAIAVADLASIAERRTDRLLDKNRSHGLPPFLADDAGVDSGLMIAQYTQAALVGELKRLAVPASADSIPSSAMQEDHVSMGWSAARKLRTAVDNLTRVVAVELYAAARAVELREGLTPAPATREVLKALRQAGVGGPGPDRYLAPDLAAAEAFVRDGRLVAAVERVTGPLR from the coding sequence ATGCACACTGTGGTGGTGGGGACGTCGGACGTGACCGCGTCCGACGTGCTGGCCGTGGCGCGCGACGGCGCCCGCGTCGACCTGTCCGCTGAGGCGGTGGCCGCCCTCGCCGCGGCCCGCGAGATCGTGGACGCCCTGGCCGCGAAGCCGGACCCCGTCTACGGGGTGAGCACCGGCTTCGGCGCCCTGGCGACCCGGCACATCAGCCCGGAACTCCGCGCTCAGCTCCAGCGCAACATCGTCCGCTCGCACGCCGCCGGCATGGGACCGCGGGTGGAGCGGGAGGTCGTCCGCGCCCTGATGTTCCTGCGTCTGAAGACCCTCTGCTCGGGCCACACCGGCGTCCGGCCCGAGGTCGCGCAGGCCATGGCCGACGTGCTCAACGCCGGGATCACCCCGGTGGTGCACGAGTACGGCTCGCTCGGCTGCTCCGGCGACCTCGCCCCGCTCTCGCACTGCGCGCTCACCCTGATGGGCGAGGGGGAGGCCGAAGGGCCCGACGGCGTGGTGCGGCCGGCCGGCGAACTGCTCGCCGCCCACGGCATCCGTCCCGTCGTCCTGCGCGAGAAGGAAGGGCTCGCCCTCCTCAATGGCACCGACGGCATGCTCGGCATGCTGGTCATGGCCCTCGCCGACCTGGACCTCCTCTACAAGTCCGCCGACGTCACCGCCGCCCTCAGCATGGAGGCGCTGCTCGGCACCGACAAGGTGCTCGCCCCCGAGCTGCACGCCATCCGCCCGCACCCGGGACAGGCCGCCAGCGCAGCCAACATGCTGGCCGTGCTGGACGGTTCGGGCCTGACGGGACATCACCAGGACGACGCGCCCCGCGTCCAGGACGCCTACTCGGTGCGCTGCGCCCCGCAGGTCGCCGGCGCCGGACGGGACACCCTGGCGCACGCCCGGCTGGTCGCCGAGCGCGAACTCGCCGCCGCGATCGACAATCCGGTCGTACTGCCCGGGGGCACCTCCCAGGCTTTCGGCGCCGGGGGAGGAAGGGTGGAGTCGAACGGCAACTTCCATGGGGCGCCGGTCGCCTACGTACTGGACTTCCTCGCCATCGCCGTCGCCGACCTCGCCTCCATCGCCGAACGCCGCACCGACCGGCTGCTGGACAAGAACCGCAGCCACGGACTGCCGCCCTTCCTCGCCGACGACGCCGGTGTCGACTCCGGGCTGATGATCGCGCAGTACACGCAGGCCGCGCTGGTCGGCGAGTTGAAGCGGCTGGCCGTACCGGCGTCCGCCGACTCCATCCCGTCCTCCGCGATGCAGGAGGACCACGTCTCCATGGGCTGGTCGGCGGCGCGCAAGCTGCGCACGGCCGTCGACAACCTCACCCGGGTCGTCGCCGTCGAGCTGTACGCCGCCGCCCGGGCCGTGGAGCTGCGCGAGGGGCTCACCCCCGCCCCGGCGACGCGGGAGGTGCTGAAGGCGCTGCGGCAGGCGGGCGTGGGCGGCCCCGGCCCCGACCGCTATCTGGCCCCCGACCTCGCCGCCGCGGAGGCGTTCGTACGGGACGGGCGGCTGGTGGCGGCCGTGGAGCGGGTCACCGGGCCGCTGCGCTGA
- a CDS encoding helix-turn-helix domain-containing protein, which yields MDEQTGEPAGAPGRGLDPRAELSEFLRTRRARLKPEDVGLPDVGRHRRVPGLRREELAQLAGVSVAYYTRLEQGNGRNVSAEVLDAIARALRLSDAEQAHLTNLARPGRHRKRPAPRNRQARPALRQLLDAMETVPAYVVGRRSEILAWNRMAAALFGDWGRLPAQERNWARLVFLDPGYRDLFVEWDQKACDMVAYLRMDAGLRPDDPLLSSLVGELSVKSEEFRRLWARHDVKEKSHGVKRLRHPLVGELTLLWESFRPAGEAEQSLVTYFAEAGSASAEALRLLGSWNADALPSGTRTAAG from the coding sequence ATGGACGAGCAGACCGGCGAGCCGGCCGGCGCCCCGGGCCGCGGCCTGGACCCGCGTGCCGAGCTGAGCGAGTTCCTGCGCACCCGCCGGGCGCGCCTGAAGCCGGAGGACGTGGGCCTGCCGGACGTCGGGCGGCACCGCAGGGTGCCGGGCCTGCGCCGGGAGGAGCTGGCCCAGCTCGCCGGGGTGTCCGTGGCGTACTACACGCGCCTGGAGCAGGGCAACGGACGGAACGTCTCGGCGGAGGTGCTGGACGCGATCGCCCGCGCGCTGCGGCTGAGCGACGCCGAGCAGGCGCACCTGACGAACCTCGCGCGGCCCGGCCGGCACCGGAAGCGGCCGGCGCCCCGCAACCGGCAGGCCCGCCCGGCGCTGCGGCAGCTGCTGGACGCCATGGAGACGGTCCCGGCGTACGTGGTGGGGCGGCGTTCGGAGATCCTCGCCTGGAACCGGATGGCCGCCGCGCTCTTCGGGGACTGGGGCAGACTGCCGGCGCAGGAGCGGAACTGGGCCCGGCTGGTCTTCCTCGACCCGGGCTACCGGGACCTGTTCGTGGAGTGGGACCAGAAGGCCTGCGACATGGTCGCCTACCTGCGCATGGACGCGGGCCTGCGGCCCGACGACCCCCTGCTGTCCTCGCTGGTCGGGGAACTGTCGGTGAAGAGCGAGGAGTTCCGCAGGCTGTGGGCCCGGCACGACGTCAAGGAGAAGAGCCACGGCGTCAAGCGCCTGCGACACCCGCTGGTCGGTGAACTGACGCTGCTGTGGGAGTCGTTCCGCCCGGCCGGCGAGGCGGAGCAGTCGCTGGTCACGTACTTCGCGGAGGCCGGGTCGGCGTCGGCCGAGGCGTTGCGCCTGCTGGGCAGCTGGAACGCGGACGCGCTGCCGTCGGGGACACGGACGGCGGCCGGCTGA